One region of Salvelinus namaycush isolate Seneca chromosome 3, SaNama_1.0, whole genome shotgun sequence genomic DNA includes:
- the LOC120043883 gene encoding E3 ubiquitin-protein ligase TRIM47-like produces the protein MATSMDSISCSICLDPLKDPVAIPCGHSYCMGCIKDYWDQDYQKGVYSCPQCRQTFIPRPVLNTNTLLAELVESLKKTGLQAAPLAHCYAGPGDVECDVCTGRKLKAVKSCLECLASYCETHLQPHYESPTFKKHKLVKASTRLQEKICSRHDKLLEMYCRTDQQIICYLCMIGDHKGHDTVSAESERAERQKGEKQRIQEIEKEMQEVRRSVKSLKRSAQAAVEESEKIFSELICTFERRCSEVKELIKAQEKAAVSQAEGLLKQLEQEIAKLRRRDAELEQLSHTEDHIHFLQTLQSLCIPPGSEALLSITVNQHVSFEDVKKSVSELKNQIEVICSGEIALISAKIPCS, from the exons ATGGCAACATCCATGGATTCGATCAGTTGTTCGATCTGCCTGGATCCACTGAAGGATCCTGTGGCTATTCCCTGTGGACACAGCTACTGTATGGGTTGTATTAAGGATTACTGGGATCAGGATTACCAGAAGGGTGTCTACAGCTGCCCGCAGTGCAGACAGACTTTCATTCCAAGGCCTGTTCTAAACACAAACACTCTGCTGGCTGAATTGGTGGAGAGTCTAAAGAAGACAGGACTTCAAGCTGCTCCTCTTGCTCACTGTTAtgctggacctggagatgtggAGTGTGACGTCTGCACTGGGAGAAAACTCAAAGCCGTCAAGTCCTGTCTGGAGTGTCTggcctcttactgtgagactcacctTCAACCTCACTACGAATCTCCTACATTTAAGAAGCACAAGCTGGTCAAAGCCTCCACACGACTACAGGAGAAGATTTGCTCTCGTCATGACAAGCTGCTGGAAATGTACTGCCGTACCGATCAGCAAATTATCTGTTACCTCTGTATGATAGGCGATCATAAAGGCCACGATACAGTGTCAGCTGAATCAGAAAGGGCTGAGAGACAG AAGGGGGAGAAACAGAGAATCcaggagatagagaaagagatgcAGGAGGTGAGACGTTCTGTGAAGTCACTGAAG CGGTCTGCACAGGCAGCAGTAGAGGAGAGTGAGAAGATCTTTTCTGAGCTAATCTGCACCTTTGAGAGAAGGTGTTCTGAGGTGAAGGAGCTGATCAAAGCCCAGGAGAAGGCAGCAGTGAGTCAGGCTGAAGGACTTCTGAAGCAACTGGAGCAGGAGATCGCCAAGCTGAGGAGGAGAGACGCTGAGCTGGAGCAGCTTTCACACACAGAGGATCACATTCATTTCCTCCAG ACTTTGCAGTCCCTCTGCATCCCTCCTGGATCTGAGGCCTTACTGAGCATCACTGTCAACCAACATGTCTCTTTTGAGGATGTGAAGAAATCAGTGTCTGAGCTGAAAAATCAAATAGAAGTTATCTGCTCTGGGGAAATTGCCTTGATCTCTGCAAAAA ttccctgcagctaa